The following coding sequences lie in one Nakaseomyces glabratus chromosome K, complete sequence genomic window:
- the SSU72 gene encoding RNA polymerase II subunit A C-terminal domain phosphatase (CAGL0K05071g~Ortholog(s) have CTD phosphatase activity, protein tyrosine phosphatase activity) — protein sequence MDQKQALKFCTVCASNNNRSMESHRILQEAGYEVSSYGTGSAVRLPGLSFDKPNVYPFGTPYNDIYNDLLSQSAERYKANGLLQMLDRNRRLKKAPEKWQEGTKTFDFVFTCEERCFDAVCEDLMNRGGRLNKIVHVINIDIRDDNENAKIGGRAILELANMLNEKVSECEQNDTLFEDCILDILTKWQEAHPQLPCLYAPSYY from the coding sequence ATGGATCAGAAACAGGCCCTGAAGTTTTGCACCGTGTGTGCGTCGAATAACAATCGGTCTATGGAGTCGCACAGGATACTGCAAGAAGCGGGCTACGAGGTCAGCTCGTATGGTACCGGCTCTGCTGTGCGTCTACCCGGTTTGTCCTTTGATAAGCCCAACGTGTACCCGTTCGGCACGCCTTACAACGATATATACAACGACCTGCTGAGCCAGTCTGCTGAGCGTTACAAAGCCAACGGGCTGCTGCAGATGCTGGATAGGAACAGGAGGCTCAAGAAAGCACCAGAGAAGTGGCAGGAGGGTACCAAGACTTTTGACTTTGTGTTCACCTGCGAGGAGAGATGCTTTGATGCAGTGTGCGAGGATCTCATGAATAGAGGCGGCCGTCTCAATAAGATCGTGCATGTTATTAACATCGATATCAGAGACGATAACGAAAATGCCAAGATCGGTGGCAGGGCCATCCTAGAGTTGGCGAATATGCTCAACGAGAAAGTCTCTGAATGCGAGCAGAACGACACGCTGTTCGAGGACTGTATATTAGATATTCTAACTAAATGGCAAGAAGCACATCCTCAACTCCCTTGTCTTTACGCTCCAAGCTACTACTAA
- the YME1 gene encoding i-AAA protease YME1 (CAGL0K05093g~Ortholog(s) have ATP-dependent peptidase activity): protein MMLAGLPSVARTAMLRSVSVVGVRSVYSGRASLLRMCANRRYSDMKKSGDEGATETSGAALGGGKSASANTNTTATTANSSANANANANANADASVSHALLATREQEANKDLTNPEAQATFYKLLLQSNYPQYVVSRFETPGIASSPECMELYMEALQRIGRHAEADSVRQNLLTASSAGAVNPSLASSSPGSSGYHTTFPSLYSPLYGSRKEPLHVVVSESTFTVVSRWIKWVLFFGIFAYGVSEAFKYIAENTTLLKNSEVADKSVDVAKTNVKFDDVRGCDEARAELEEIVDFLKDPAKYESLGGKLPKGVLLTGPPGTGKTLLARATAGEAGVDFFFMSGSEFDEVYVGVGAKRIRELFSQARARAPAIIFIDELDAIGGKRNPKDQAYAKQTLNQLLVELDGFSQTSGIIIIGATNFPESLDKALTRPGRFDKVVNVDLPDVRGRADILKHHMKKITLAPNVDPTIIARGTPGLSGAELANLVNQAAVYACQKNAIAVDMTHFEWAKDKILMGAERKTMVLTEASRRATAYHEAGHAIMALYTNGATPLYKATILPRGRALGVTFQLPEMDKVDITKRECLARLDVCMGGKIAEEIIYGKENTTSGCGSDLQSATGTARAMVTQYGMCEDVGPVNLGDNWDSWSNNIKNTADNAVISILKESEERTRKLLEEKNEELHRLAQGLVEYETLDASEIEKICKGEPINKSKSSTNTVVEGPDSDERKDIGGGDKSKIPTMLKV from the coding sequence ATGATGTTGGCAGGTCTGCCCTCAGTGGCGAGGACTGCTATGTTGAGGAGTGTTTCTGTTGTAGGAGTCAGGTCTGTGTACAGTGGGCGTGCCAGTCTGCTGCGTATGTGCGCGAACCGGAGGTATTCTGATATGAAGAAAAGTGGCGATGAGGGCGCCACCGAGACATCGGGTGCAGCCTTGGGTGGTGGTAAGAGCGCAAGCGCTAACACAAATACAACAGCAACTACTGCGAACTCAAGTGCAAATGCCAATGCCAATGCCAATGCTAATGCTGATGCCTCGGTTTCGCATGCGTTATTGGCCACTAGAGAACAGGAGGCTAACAAGGATCTAACAAACCCAGAGGCACAAGCGACTTTCTACAAACTGCTACTGCAATCAAACTACCCACAGTATGTGGTCTCGAGATTTGAAACGCCGGGGATCGCCTCGTCTCCGGAGTGTATGGAGCTCTACATGGAGGCTCTGCAAAGAATAGGAAGGCACGCCGAGGCTGATTCGGTCAGACAGAACTTGCTTACAGCATCCTCTGCTGGCGCTGTCAATCCGTCATTGGCTTCCTCTTCGCCAGGTTCCTCGGGCTACCACACGACATTTCCATCCCTTTATTCTCCACTGTATGGTTCCCGCAAAGAGCCCTTGCATGTGGTAGTCTCTGAATCAACTTTTACAGTGGTTTCTCGTTGGATCAAATGGGTATTgttttttggtattttcGCTTACGGTGTCTCTGAAGCATTCAAGTACATTGCAGAAAACACTACTTTGCTAAAGAACTCTGAAGTGGCCGATAAATCTGTTGATGTAGCAAAGACCAACGTCAAGTTTGATGATGTTCGTGGTTGTGACGAGGCTCGTGCTGAACTGGAAGAGATCGTTGACTTCTTGAAAGACCCAGCCAAGTATGAATCCCTAGGTGGTAAGTTGCCAAAGGGTGTCTTGCTGACTGGTCCACCAGGTACCGGTAAAACATTGCTAGCTCGTGCCACCGCAGGTGAAGCAGGtgttgatttcttctttatgtCGGGTTCTGAATTTGATGAGGTCTACGTTGGTGTTGGTGCCAAACGTATCCGTGAACTGTTCTCACAAGCTCGTGCGCGTGCTCCAGCTATCATATTCATCGATGAATTGGACGCCATCGGAGGAAAACGTAACCCAAAAGATCAAGCCTACGCAAAGCAAACTTTGAATCAGCTTCTGGTCGAATTGGATGGTTTCTCACAAACCAGCGgtattatcatcattggTGCAACCAATTTCCCAGAATCGTTGGATAAGGCTCTGACCAGACCGGGTAGATTTGATAAAGTTGTGAACGTCGATCTACCTGATGTACGTGGTCGTGCTGATATTTTGAAGCATCACATGAAAAAGATTACTCTAGCACCAAACGTGGATCCAACTATCATAGCACGTGGAACGCCAGGCCTATCTGGTGCGGAATTGGCTAATCTTGTTAACCAAGCTGCCGTGTATGCCTGTCAAAAGAATGCAATTGCTGTTGACATGACACATTTCGAATGGGCTAAAGATAAGATTCTAATGGGTGCTGAGAGAAAGACGATGGTTTTGACTGAAGCTTCGAGACGTGCAACCGCTTATCATGAAGCTGGTCATGCTATTATGGCCCTATACACTAATGGTGCTACTCCATTGTATAAGGCTACCATTTTGCCAAGAGGCAGGGCATTGGGTGTCACATTCCAATTGCCAGAAATGGATAAAGTGGATATCACGAAGAGGGAATGTCTAGCAAGACTTGATGTATGCATGGGCGGAAAAATTGCCGAGGAGATAATATATGGAAAGGAAAACACCACAAGTGGGTGTGGCTCCGATTTACAGAGTGCCACTGGTACCGCTCGTGCTATGGTAACACAATATGGTATGTGTGAAGATGTAGGACCAGTGAACCTAGGAGACAACTGGGACAGTTGGTCTAATAACATCAAAAATACAGCTGATAATGCCGTCATAAGTATACTAAAGGAGTCTGAAGAGAGGACCAGAAAACTActggaagaaaagaacGAAGAGCTCCACAGATTGGCCCAAGGTCTTGTTGAGTATGAAACGTTAGATGCCtcagaaattgaaaagatatGCAAAGGGGAGCCAATTAATAAAAGCAAATCATCTACTAATACTGTGGTTGAAGGGCCTGACAGTGATGAGAGAAAGGATATCGGTGGTGGAGACAAGTCGAAGATACCGACAATGTTAAAAGTTTAA
- the POP1 gene encoding ribonuclease P/MRP protein subunit POP1 (CAGL0K05049g~Ortholog(s) have ribonuclease MRP activity, ribonuclease P activity, tRNA binding activity), which yields MSGKKKLNDNQLFKRQKVRDARQIRTESIKNDREGDVSEAGGMLQVGNFINSRRYEIQSLQMAMKSSKSSSSTRVFQALPRKLRRRTASHNVRRIPKRMRNRALREMKKSNIDDNKGKNATTEKKPAKSKYKAHGLTKRQLYKIRMAIKLLRLASRSTSLQLALPRNVTLKNTKIRNKINTLKKTIKSNSSRRLNSQALNNKMGSYDNIGINSLASAPKMRVKYLKRQRFFTWLPSHIWNAKRSHMMKRWGYQIPWSPTQKCFKLTHRLGGSTAASDGALCMDSSFFGTMILEASNPESQNELDKLAGQLTANKVTKQKYKNGYKWYEGIFYDPSQNFDNIIGIGEIMWITDSKLLIRLHPALYGKVFDELCATYSNKIKFTDSRFALASFTVKGAKALTAIASVMRSAKPCESYKQLLSVAKLSDDSILPKYTMFAFDAIDPRYLSKPQLPNVTCDLNQITNNILNIQKSFPKEEISMVFNKLADSTSRYESYRNQHTLKMIAKKKSIALRQNSNKTGTSNLLPFNDETDPKIPISIIKREKSDDWLVILPWFWFLPYWYQINKISKVYHIGLRQVQQLQYEKKQLYFPDDFPFTKQGYLENSVFKRESSYARWQRKPLGKRVNYEKIRNIHSKCLPTIAGELGDPFSCDWKLLQILRNGLKFLSKQGTPIQYIDEKRTGQFDDNQNRIVRNVNDLFELYKDVKDNADIDSPTLPIQYRQGSKAYPAMDISKPDHILNVPLSITPISATLIDKGRPSDNSRIYSIPDQDLNFWKQVAGGIYQANGKKLHEQQIPKPELTNLIGFATSGTFHLGLGRGMINGFIDSEALRDNKSRFVLIRNTGTDVYRLAKWESISI from the coding sequence ATGTCtggtaagaagaaattgaatgaTAATCAGCTGTTCAAGCGGCAGAAGGTCCGGGATGCAAGGCAGATTAGGACCGAGTCGATCAAGAACGACCGTGAAGGTGATGTCTCTGAAGCTGGTGGTATGTTGCAGGTGGgcaatttcatcaattccAGGCGGTATGAGATTCAAAGCTTGCAGATGGCGATGAAGAGTTCCAAATCCTCCTCTTCTACAAGAGTCTTTCAGGCATTGCCTAGGAAGTTGCGTAGACGGACTGCATCTCACAATGTGAGGCGAATTCCCAAACGTATGAGGAACAGAGCTCTGCGtgagatgaagaagagcaatATCGATGATAATAAGGGCAAGAATGCGACtactgaaaagaaacctGCAAAATCTAAGTACAAGGCACATGGTCTCACAAAGCGGCAACTGTATAAAATACGAATGGCCATCAAGCTTCTAAGACTGGCTTCTAGGTCCACCTCCTTGCAGTTAGCATTGCCTAGGAATGTTACTTTAAAAAACACAAAGATCAGAAACAAGATAAATACTTTAAAAAAGACAATCAAATCTAATTCCAGTCGCAGATTAAACTCCCAAGCGCTGAATAACAAGATGGGCAGTTATGATAATATAGGTATTAATAGTTTAGCATCAGCACCCAAAATGAGGGTCAAGTATCTTAAGAGACAAAGATTTTTCACATGGTTACCCAGCCATATCTGGAATGCAAAGAGATCGCATATGATGAAACGTTGGGGTTACCAAATTCCCTGGTCACCAACCCAGAAGTGCTTTAAATTGACTCATAGACTTGGCGGCTCAACGGCTGCATCTGATGGTGCACTTTGTATGGATTCGAGTTTTTTTGGAACGATGATTTTAGAGGCCTCAAACCCTGAGAGTCAAAATGAATTGGATAAACTAGCAGGACAACTAACAGCAAATAAAGTGACTAAACAGAAGTACAAAAATGGCTATAAGTGGTATGAAGGCATATTTTATGATCCCAGccaaaattttgataacaTAATAGGGATTGGAGAGATTATGTGGATAACAGATTCGAAACTATTGATAAGACTGCATCCAGCTCTATATGGGAAAGTATTTGATGAGCTTTGTGCAACGTATAGTAATAAGATAAAGTTTACGGATTCACGCTTTGCTTTGGCCAGTTTCACAGTAAAAGGTGCTAAGGCTCTAACCGCAATAGCCTCGGTTATGAGGTCCGCAAAACCTTGTGAATCATATAAACAGCTGTTAAGTGTGGCAAAATTGTCTGATGATTCAATACTTCCAAAATATACTATGTTTGCATTTGACGCTATTGATCCGAGATATCTGAGCAAGCCGCAACTACCAAATGTTACCTGTGATTTAAATCAGATCACtaacaatattttgaatattcaaaaatcGTTTCCAAAGGAAGAAATATCTATggttttcaataaattagCGGATTCTACTTCAAGATATGAATCCTACAGAAATCAACACACATTGAAGATGATAGCTAAGAAAAAAAGCATTGCACTAAGACAGAACTCAAATAAGACTGGGACAAGTAACTTGCTGCCCTTTAATGATGAAACTGATCCAAAAATACCAATCTCtataataaaaagagaaaaatcTGATGACTGGCTTGTCATTTTGCCttggttttggtttttgCCATACTGGTATCAAATTAATAAGATATCCAAGGTATACCATATTGGATTAAGACAAGTTCAACAACTTCAATATGAGAAAAAGCAATTATATTTTCCAGATGATTTTCCATTTACTAAGCAAGGTTATCTAGAGAATAGCGTATTTAAAAGGGAATCATCATATGCACGGTGGCAGAGAAAGCCGTTAGGCAAAAGGGTGAATTATGAGAAAATCCGGAACATTCACTCAAAATGTCTGCCTACAATTGCAGGTGAGCTTGGCGATCCGTTTTCATGTGACTGGAAATTACTTCAAATATTACGGAATGGTttaaaatttctttctaaGCAAGGTACACCGATTCAATACATTGACGAAAAAAGAACCGGGCAGTTTGATGATAATCAGAACAGAATTGTTAGAAACGTTAACGATCTGTTTGAATTATACAAGGATGTTAAAGATAATGCAGATATCGATTCACCAACTCTACCTATTCAATACAGGCAGGGAAGCAAAGCTTACCCCGCAATGGACATATCAAAACCAGATCATATTCTAAATGTTCCGCTCTCAATTACTCCAATTTCAGCGACATTGATAGATAAAGGAAGGCCTAGTGATAACTCCAGGATATACAGTATACCCGATCAAGACCTCAATTTCTGGAAGCAAGTTGCGGGCGGTATCTATCAAGCTAATGGTAAGAAATTGCATGAACAACAGATTCCGAAACCTGAACTCACCAACTTGATAGGGTTTGCTACCTCGGGGACCTTCCATTTAGGTCTGGGTAGAGGAATGATAAATGGTTTCATTGACAGTGAGGCCTTAAGAGATAATAAATCAAGATTTGTGTTAATTCGTAACACTGGTACTGATGTTTATCGGTTGGCTAAGTGGGAATCAATTAGTATATAA